A DNA window from Impatiens glandulifera chromosome 7, dImpGla2.1, whole genome shotgun sequence contains the following coding sequences:
- the LOC124910279 gene encoding uncharacterized protein LOC124910279 translates to MAEKKELGFPKNNASNLKEILARRTLDSVRLQGHKYVELREDGKSFVFFCTLCLAPCYSDTVLYDHLKGNLHNQRLRGAKLTLLKPNPWPFNDGVLFFHEKLTAVTAKETRLLSDDNVGEENGLSLVCYDENLIRKNSSKNNVRAKGLVIPGVLLKEEISDLEVTSIGIGQIGGRFYEKDDGSKGVLRLWCEWLGKKNLSDEDILAVPLHDFSIVTFSYYYILGVKGLLDDVKYLLPPNSQAIHEGNENGGKKRKKKSISDSEGLIYSSNGSSSTMLLAGLDDPILHSNLVSSKALRKELRRKQRIVAENRMCGICQQKLLPGKDVGTILNMQTGRLLCCSRNLNGAFHLFHISCLIHWILLFESTKHTIQAVIPPKVRRRSKRNLAAKGKEAVQEPGRRQQSVYCPECQGTGIAIVGEDLQKPSIDLSEVFKQKIKVSNAHRDWMKNPEELKNCSTGFNFLDECDLKVQDSISSLKLMQFFRAAEE, encoded by the exons ATGGCTGAAAAGAAAGAATTAGGGTTTCCAAAGAATAATGCttctaatttaaaagaaatcttggCAAGAAGAACTCTCGATAGTGTGAGGTTGCAAGGGCATAAATATGTAGAACTTAGGGAAGATGGAAAGAGTTTTGTATTCTTCTGCACTCTGTGTCTAGCTCCATGTTATAGCGATACTGTTCTGTATGATCATCTGAAAGGAAATCTCCACAATCAACGCCTTCGCGGTGCTAAACTCACTCTCCTGAAACCAAATCCATGGCCATTTAACGATGGTGTGCTTTTCTTCCATGAAAAGTTAACAGCAGTGACTGCTAAAGAGACCAGATTGCTTTCAGATGATAACGTTGGAGAGGAAAACGGTCTCTCTCTTGTTTGTTACGATGAAAATTTGATTCGCAAGAATTCAAGCAAGAACAATGTGCGTGCCAAAGGTCTGGTGATCCCTGGAGTATTGCTGAAGGAAGAAATTTCTGATTTAGAAGTGACATCGATAGGCATTGGTCAAATTGGCGGAAGATTCTATGAGAAAGATGACGGTTCGAAAGGAGTTCTTAGGTTATGGTGTGAATGGCTTGGGAAAAAGAATCTATCCGACGAAGATATCCTAGCGGTTCCATTACATGACTTCTCTATTGTAACGTTTTCTTACTATTACATTTTGGGTGTAAAAGGATTGCTAGATGATGTCAAATACTTGCTTCCTCCTAATTCTCAAGCCATCCATGAAGGAAATGAGAACGgtggaaagaaaagaaagaagaagtctaTTTCTGATTCAGAAGGCTTAATCTATTCTTCAAATGGTTCCAGCTCAACGATGCTATTAGCTGGACTTGACGACCCGATTCTTCATTCAAACCTAGTTTCGAGCAAAGCACTCAGGAAAGAATTGAGACGAAAGCAACGAATAGTAGCTGAAAATCGAATGTGTGGTATCTGTCAACAAAAGTTGCTTCCGGGTAAAGATGTTGGAACGATTCTCAACATGCAAACCGGAAGACTTCTTTGCTGTAGCAGAAATTTAAACGGG GCGTTTCATCTGTTTCATATATCTTGCCTCATACATTGGATATTGCTGTTCGAGTCAACGAAACACACAATTCAGGCAGTTATTCCCCCGAAGGTAAGAAGGAGATCTAAAAGGAACTTGGCAGCTAAAGGAAAAGAAGCAGTACAAGAACCCGGGCGAAGACAGCAATCTGTCTACTGTCCTGAGTGCCAGGGTACAGGCATTGCTATTGTTGGAGAAGACCTGCAAAAACCATCTATTGATCTTTCTGAG GTGTTTAAACAGAAAATCAAAGTGAGCAATGCACACAGGGATTGGATGAAGAATCCCGAAGAATTGAAGAATTGCTCGACGGGATTTAATTTCCTTGATGAATGTGACTTAAAAGTGCag GATTCTATTTCATCTTTGAAGCTGATGCAGTTCTTCCGAGCGGCGGAAGAATAG
- the LOC124945958 gene encoding protein ACCELERATED CELL DEATH 6-like, protein MSVPKDPGLLEEEEEMSFGSVEAMDPDLYRATKEGDILEFIKSMEICHLDSPVTSCIQLSPQKNTVLHIAANFRHYEIVKLLCKDLPFFVAEKNAKGETAFHIAARFGDQLLLSLLLNSEFRMTVLAEKNNEGNTALHEALLNRCEETALMLIDKNLNMLYSVNKEGKSVLYLAAEAGYVSIVKLLMENPVGNCVSAGRFKNKSPVYAAIYGRNIDILSILWEKDECSFLIKCDDEGRNALHFASTTGYLEGVCFLLMKYPSFGYQRDKHGFFPIHIASSKGHVDVIDEMLCQFPDMMELLTLHGQNIIHTAAKHGKAKVVDYTLKKSHLENLLNARDLDGNSPLHLSTIYAHPLVVSSLVRDRRVKAQIQNNNKMTALDIAELHTETIASLRKRLTLLSLRVNVAPKSSHESKTVIRESSGVKKHQHTRLENYNSKINVILLVATFIATVTFTVGFTLPGGYNNSNPEPGIATLLAKVKFQEFIVFDILAFYSSIIVVASLIWVQLGDPGSMYYALKLMVPLLGFSLLMISAAFMAGIYVTVSDLNWLAYLIIFWGSSFVSLVAVFFPLCLLASSNFQFLRHALKVLMILILHVFKIFNDYEETED, encoded by the exons ATGTCAGTGCCCAAGGATCCTGGTTTActagaagaggaagaggagatGAGTTTTGGGTCAGTCGAGGCCATGGATCCTGATCTTTACAGGGCTACAAAAGAAGGTGACATTCTTGAATTCATAAAATCAATGGAAATATGTCATTTAGATAGTCCTGTTACCAGTTGCATCCAGCTAAGCCCTCAGAAGAACACTGTTCTTCACATCGCGGCTAATTTCAGGCACTATGAGATTGTCAAGCTTCTATGCAAGGATTTACCTTTCTTTGTGGCCGAAAAGAATGCTAAAGGAGAAACAGCCTTCCATATTGCAGCAAGATTTGGGGACCAGTTGCTTTTAAGTCTACTTTTAAATAGTGAATTTAGAATGACTGTATTGGCTGAGAAGAACAACGAGGGTAATACCGCCTTGCATGAGGCGCTGTTGAATCGATGTGAAGAGACGGCTTTGATGCTTATTGATAAGAATCTTAATATGTTGTATTCTGTTAATAAGGAAGGGAAATCTGTGTTGTATTTGGCTGCTGAAGCGGGTTATGTTTCTATTGTGAAGCTTTTAATGGAGAATCCTGTTGGGAATTGTGTTTCTGCTGGAAGGTTCAAAAATAAGTCGCCAGTTTATGCTGCTATCTATGGAAGGAACATAG ATATTTTGAGTATATTATGGGAAAAGGATGAGTGTTCCTTCTTGATCAAATGTGATGATGAAGGGAGAAATGCTCTTCATTTTGCCTCAACAACAGGCTACCTCGAAGGTGTATGTTTCTTACTAATGAAATACCCGTCCTTCGGCTATCAAAGGGACAAACATGGCTTCTTTCCCATCCACATTGCGTCTAGCAAAGGTCATGTCGACGTAATTGATGAGATGCTTTGCCAATTTCCTGATATGATGGAGCTACTCACTTTACATGGTCAAAACATCATCCACACTGCTGCTAAGCATGGGAAAGCCAAAGTAGTTGACTATACGCTCAAAAAATCACATCTAGAAAATCTTCTGAATGCGAGAGATTTGGATGGGAACTCGCCATTGCATTTAAGTACTATCTATGCACATCCATTGGTCGTCAGCAGTCTTGTGAGGGATCGCAGAGTTAAAGCACAGATACAGAACAATAACAAAATGACAGCACTAGACATAGCTGAGTTGCACACGGAAACAATTGCATCACTTCGGAAG CGTCTTACATTGCTGTCCTTAAGAGTTAATGTCGCTCCCAAATCTTCTCACGAGAGTAAAACCGTTATAAGAGAATCTTCCGGCGTTAAAAAGCACCAGCATACTCGATTAGAAAATTACAACAGCAAGATAAACGTAATCCTACTCGTGGCGACTTTCATAGCGACAGTTACCTTTACGGTAGGCTTCACACTCCCTGGCGGTTACAACAACTCGAACCCAGAACCGGGCATCGCCACATTATTGGCGAAGGTAAAATTTCAGGAATTTATAGTTTTTGACATTCTTGCTTTCTATTCTTCCATAATTGTAGTTGCCAGCCTGATATGGGTTCAGTTGGGTGATCCCGGTTCGATGTATTATGCCCTAAAATTGATGGTCCCTTTGTTGGGATTTTCGCTCTTGATGATATCAGCTGCTTTTATGGCTGGAATATATGTAACCGTGAGTGATCTAAACTGGCTTGCctatttgatcattttttggGGGTCTAGCTTTGTTAGTTTGGTGGCGGTCTTCTTCCCACTTTGTTTATTGGCTTCGTCTAACTTTCAGTTTCTTCGACATGCTTTGAAAGTCTTGATGATTCTGATACTACATGTGTTCAAGATCTTTAATGATTACGAAGAAACAGAGGATTAA